A portion of the Oscillospiraceae bacterium genome contains these proteins:
- the fabG gene encoding 3-oxoacyl-ACP reductase FabG, protein MYEDEFELTFDTPEEEPVYEPEKASAAPAPVPETTPAEIVPDEPTRVLEPRRAAPEEPAEPQPQSAAVPANGRTVLISGGDRGIGAAAARAFYAAGYRVAVLYHSNAEAAAALEAELPGITAVQCDVASRASCELAFRAAEQALGRVDVLVSNAGIAQQKLFTDITPEEWQNMLDVNLTGAFHLCQLALPGMIRRKAGRILTVSSMWGQTGGSCEVHYSAAKAGLIGLTKALAKEEGPSGITVNCVAPGVIETDMMAAFTAEDKAALAEETPVGRLGTADEVAKLLVFLAGEDAGYITGQVFGVNGGLVI, encoded by the coding sequence TTGTACGAAGACGAGTTTGAACTGACCTTTGACACACCGGAGGAAGAGCCGGTGTATGAACCGGAAAAAGCGTCGGCTGCTCCGGCCCCGGTGCCGGAAACCACACCGGCAGAGATCGTTCCGGACGAACCCACCCGAGTTCTGGAACCCCGCAGAGCAGCTCCGGAGGAACCGGCAGAGCCGCAGCCCCAGAGCGCGGCGGTGCCCGCAAACGGGCGCACGGTGCTGATCTCCGGCGGCGACCGGGGCATCGGTGCTGCGGCGGCCCGGGCCTTTTATGCGGCGGGCTACCGCGTGGCGGTGCTGTACCACAGCAATGCCGAGGCGGCGGCCGCGCTGGAAGCGGAGCTGCCGGGCATCACGGCGGTGCAGTGCGATGTGGCCAGCCGGGCCAGCTGCGAGCTGGCGTTCCGTGCGGCGGAACAGGCGCTGGGTCGGGTGGATGTGCTGGTGAGCAATGCCGGCATCGCACAGCAGAAGCTGTTCACCGACATCACCCCGGAAGAATGGCAGAACATGCTGGACGTGAACCTGACCGGTGCGTTCCACCTGTGCCAGCTGGCGCTGCCGGGCATGATCCGGCGCAAGGCGGGCCGCATCCTGACGGTGAGCAGCATGTGGGGCCAGACCGGCGGCAGTTGCGAAGTGCATTATTCTGCCGCCAAAGCGGGCCTCATCGGCCTGACCAAGGCACTGGCCAAAGAAGAAGGCCCCAGCGGCATCACGGTGAACTGTGTGGCACCCGGGGTCATTGAAACCGATATGATGGCAGCCTTTACCGCCGAGGACAAGGCGGCGCTGGCCGAGGAGACCCCGGTGGGCCGCCTTGGCACCGCCGACGAAGTGGCAAAGCTGCTGGTTTTCCTGGCAGGCGAGGACGCCGGCTACATCACCGGGCAGGTGTTCGGTGTCAACGGGGGTCTTGTGATCTGA
- a CDS encoding sigma-70 family RNA polymerase sigma factor, with amino-acid sequence MGMTLKELLTKGEGTLSAQEAKALAAQCRMDLDTLYTLLEERGIKIQEEETEPGLDVEGIMAEVENAENNNDDLGIGADEDEDQGEENPADLKAAMDELLDDPVKNYLKQIGQIPLLSAEQEVELSRRIHAGAEAAHILQADRQKYGAPEYIKKNSARFSFEEDENSRSYTEDLDDDGNEKSSEDAEEKAAEEEAMEAVENGPLTEEKRQELLKTRRDGLNARRSLSEANLRLVVSIAKKHVGHNLAFLDLIQEGNIGLIKAAEKFDCDRGFRFSTYATWWIRQAITRAIADQARTIRIPVHMVETINRMRQATNQLVYQNGHEPTPEELAKAMDMSVERVREIQRMAQEPASLESPVGEEEDSSLGDFVADENAEAPGKAADRAMVAQQINLALKSLTPREEKVIRLRFGLDDGRPRTLEEVGRDFGVTRERVRQIEAKAIRKLHSRKCLSLLNGLIE; translated from the coding sequence ATGGGCATGACTTTAAAGGAACTGTTGACAAAAGGCGAAGGCACCCTGTCGGCGCAGGAGGCAAAGGCGCTGGCTGCGCAGTGCAGAATGGATCTGGACACGCTCTATACGCTTCTGGAAGAACGCGGGATCAAGATCCAGGAAGAAGAGACCGAGCCCGGCCTGGATGTGGAAGGCATCATGGCTGAGGTGGAGAACGCTGAGAACAACAACGATGATCTGGGCATCGGTGCCGATGAGGACGAGGATCAGGGCGAGGAGAACCCGGCCGACCTGAAGGCCGCCATGGACGAGCTGCTGGATGACCCGGTGAAGAACTACCTGAAGCAGATCGGCCAGATCCCGCTGCTGAGCGCAGAACAGGAAGTGGAGCTGAGCCGCCGTATCCACGCCGGTGCCGAGGCTGCCCACATCCTGCAGGCCGACCGCCAGAAGTACGGCGCGCCCGAGTACATCAAGAAGAACAGCGCCCGCTTCTCGTTTGAAGAGGACGAGAACAGCCGCAGCTACACCGAGGATCTGGACGACGATGGCAACGAGAAGTCCAGCGAGGACGCCGAGGAGAAGGCCGCCGAGGAAGAGGCTATGGAGGCCGTGGAAAACGGTCCTCTGACCGAGGAAAAGCGGCAGGAGCTGCTCAAGACCCGCCGCGACGGCCTGAATGCCCGCCGCAGCCTGAGCGAGGCAAACCTGCGTCTGGTGGTCTCCATCGCCAAGAAGCATGTGGGCCACAATCTGGCCTTCCTGGACCTGATCCAGGAGGGCAACATCGGCCTGATCAAGGCTGCCGAGAAGTTCGACTGTGACCGCGGCTTCCGCTTCTCCACCTACGCCACCTGGTGGATCCGTCAGGCCATCACCCGCGCCATCGCGGACCAGGCCCGCACCATCCGCATCCCGGTGCACATGGTGGAGACCATCAACCGCATGCGGCAGGCCACCAACCAGCTGGTGTACCAGAACGGCCATGAGCCTACCCCGGAAGAGCTGGCAAAGGCCATGGACATGAGCGTGGAGCGTGTGCGCGAGATCCAGCGCATGGCACAGGAACCGGCAAGTCTGGAAAGCCCCGTGGGTGAGGAAGAGGATTCCTCTCTGGGCGATTTCGTGGCCGACGAGAACGCCGAGGCACCCGGCAAGGCCGCTGACCGCGCCATGGTGGCCCAGCAGATCAATCTGGCCCTGAAGAGCCTGACTCCCCGTGAGGAAAAGGTCATCCGCCTGCGCTTCGGCCTGGACGACGGCCGCCCCCGCACCCTGGAAGAAGTGGGCCGCGACTTCGGTGTCACCCGTGAACGTGTGCGCCAGATCGAGGCAAAGGCCATCCGCAAGCTGCACAGCCGCAAGTGCCTGTCGCTGCTGAACGGCCTGATCGAGTGA
- a CDS encoding J domain-containing protein, which produces MRDPYEVLGIQRGASDEEIKKAYRAKCKRWHPDLNPNDPTAEEHFKEVQAAYDAITKGETGPQMGGNPYGGYRQQSYGGSQQGYSQQNYGFDGFDGFDPFGFGFGFNGYSQQSGASYSGSDSPEMQAARNFVVNGRYAEARRVLDGMTARNARWYYLSSLANQGLGNSIDALQDARRAVQLDPNNTEYRMHLQRLQNPGRTYRTQTTYAQPGGIMRWCWSMILLNLLCNCCCGGWGFGWGFGPRYDFRG; this is translated from the coding sequence ATGAGAGATCCGTATGAGGTGCTGGGCATTCAGCGCGGCGCAAGCGACGAAGAGATCAAAAAAGCATACCGCGCCAAATGCAAGCGCTGGCACCCCGATTTGAACCCCAACGACCCCACCGCCGAGGAGCACTTCAAGGAGGTGCAGGCCGCCTACGATGCCATCACCAAGGGCGAGACCGGCCCCCAGATGGGCGGCAATCCCTATGGCGGCTACCGTCAGCAGAGCTATGGCGGCTCCCAGCAGGGCTACAGCCAGCAGAACTACGGGTTTGACGGCTTCGATGGTTTTGACCCCTTCGGGTTCGGCTTTGGGTTCAACGGCTACAGCCAGCAGAGCGGTGCCAGCTACAGCGGCAGCGACTCGCCCGAGATGCAGGCAGCCCGCAACTTTGTGGTGAATGGCCGCTACGCCGAGGCACGCCGCGTGCTGGACGGCATGACCGCCCGCAATGCCCGGTGGTACTATCTTTCCTCGCTGGCCAATCAGGGCTTGGGCAACAGCATCGACGCGCTGCAGGATGCCCGCCGCGCCGTGCAGCTGGACCCCAACAACACCGAGTACCGGATGCACCTGCAGCGGCTGCAGAACCCCGGCCGCACCTACCGCACCCAGACCACCTACGCCCAGCCGGGCGGCATCATGCGCTGGTGCTGGAGCATGATCCTGCTCAACCTGCTGTGCAACTGCTGCTGCGGCGGCTGGGGCTTCGGCTGGGGCTTCGGCCCGCGCTACGACTTCCGCGGATAA
- a CDS encoding DUF5685 family protein, producing MFGYVIPNHTVLSPEAQARYRTAYCGLCRRIDALHGLRGRFTLSYDLTFLDLLLCSLYEGESELSTGCSRCPVHPLHGVNWRSSGPTDYCADLSVALHYYNAEDKWKDDHNLLGLGYEKLLSGCRTDAEARWPRQCAAIRSCLARLAEYEAAGSEDLDAVSGCFGELMAELFDYKQDHWSPELRSLGFHLGKFIYLMDAYDDLARDKRKGAYNPLKTMSEQPGYEEEIREIFELLLARCAKRFERLPCVEDADLLRNILYSGVWLKYNCNNAKRSGRDAEAST from the coding sequence ATGTTTGGATATGTGATCCCGAACCACACCGTCCTCTCCCCGGAAGCGCAGGCGCGCTACCGCACCGCCTACTGCGGGCTGTGCCGCCGCATCGACGCGCTGCACGGGCTGCGGGGGCGGTTTACGCTGAGCTACGATCTCACCTTTCTGGACCTGCTGCTGTGCAGCCTGTATGAGGGCGAGAGCGAACTTTCCACCGGATGCAGCCGCTGCCCGGTGCACCCGCTGCACGGCGTGAACTGGCGGTCCAGCGGCCCCACCGACTACTGTGCCGACCTGAGCGTGGCGCTGCATTACTACAATGCCGAGGACAAATGGAAGGATGACCACAACCTGCTGGGCCTCGGCTATGAAAAACTGCTGTCCGGCTGCCGCACCGACGCCGAAGCCCGCTGGCCCCGGCAGTGTGCCGCCATCCGCAGCTGTCTGGCCCGGCTTGCAGAATACGAAGCCGCCGGCAGCGAGGACCTGGACGCCGTGTCCGGCTGCTTTGGCGAGCTGATGGCCGAATTGTTCGACTACAAGCAGGACCACTGGTCGCCGGAGCTGCGCAGCCTGGGCTTCCATCTGGGCAAGTTCATCTATCTGATGGACGCCTACGACGATCTGGCCCGCGACAAGCGGAAGGGCGCCTACAATCCCCTCAAAACCATGAGCGAGCAGCCCGGCTACGAGGAAGAGATACGGGAAATTTTTGAGTTGCTGCTGGCACGCTGTGCCAAACGTTTTGAGCGCCTGCCCTGCGTGGAGGACGCCGACCTGCTGCGCAACATCCTGTATTCCGGCGTATGGCTGAAGTACAACTGCAACAATGCAAAGCGCTCCGGCCGGGATGCCGAAGCATCCACTTGA
- a CDS encoding glycoside hydrolase family 2 encodes MEHYDWNDGWLFCPTFDPALVRPECTGLELESVRIPHTVKALPYNYCNENDHQRLCGYRREFFAPAEWAGRTVLLTFGAIAHDATVFCNGRRLFHHGCGYTAFTVDLTSALHLGKKNVVAVRCDSREDLNIPPFGGSIDYLTYGGIYRAVSLDIKEPAYLRDVFVEARAEGDFRIYTATVGETVGCTLQAEIRSPAGSRAVYRGELALPITGTLNGVHPWSIEHPTLYTLTVKLIRPGTSGLPDRVLDEKTVRFGFRTVQFVAGGLYLNGQRVVLRGINRHQSYAYQGYAMPDSLQRLDAQFIKKDLGCNAVRTSHYPQSPAFLDACDELGLLVFTEMPGWQHIGDEAWKAQALQNCREMVCQCRNHPSVFLWGARVNGSPDDEAFYKRTNEAIHRLDPTRPTAGAHIRRREQLLEDVYAYNDYSYRGRGPACEARASVTPDTRKGYLISEFGGQNFPAKPFDDEAHRLVQALHFAAVLNDSIAQQGVAGSFGWCLADYNTHREFGSGDRICYHGVMDLFRNPKLSAAVYASQKTPRAPSDIVLEVSSAMALGDLPGGVPGACWVFTNAESVRLYRGNDFVAEFAPDRRGRFAALPHPPIEINDFVGSLLEKYEGMDHASALQAAAILNELRRDAMEPSPLSRARMLSLRLGWNDVLRMYYKYIGVLGSPAAEYRFEAVWHGRAVRTVVREPVQSVRLECVVHNPILTDGPTWDCAAVSLRAIDQNGNLLPYCGEAVQLCTEGPVKILGPAVVPLRGGMGGTYLATTGEAGRAVLHCRMEGALDTEAYLTIRCRE; translated from the coding sequence ATGGAACACTACGACTGGAACGACGGCTGGCTGTTTTGCCCCACCTTCGACCCCGCGCTGGTGCGCCCGGAATGCACCGGACTGGAGCTGGAGTCGGTGCGCATCCCGCACACGGTCAAGGCCCTGCCCTACAACTATTGCAACGAGAACGACCACCAGCGCCTGTGCGGCTATCGCCGGGAGTTCTTTGCCCCTGCCGAGTGGGCAGGCCGCACCGTCCTGCTCACCTTCGGAGCCATCGCCCACGACGCCACCGTGTTCTGCAACGGGCGGCGGCTGTTCCACCACGGCTGCGGCTACACCGCCTTTACGGTGGACCTGACCAGCGCCCTACATCTGGGCAAGAAGAATGTCGTGGCTGTGCGCTGCGACAGCCGCGAGGACCTGAACATCCCGCCTTTCGGCGGTTCCATCGACTACCTGACCTACGGCGGCATCTACCGTGCCGTAAGTCTGGACATCAAGGAGCCCGCCTACCTGCGGGATGTGTTCGTGGAGGCCCGGGCCGAAGGCGACTTTCGCATTTACACCGCCACGGTGGGCGAGACGGTGGGCTGCACCCTGCAGGCCGAGATCCGCAGCCCCGCCGGAAGCCGGGCTGTCTACCGTGGGGAACTTGCCCTGCCCATCACCGGCACCCTGAACGGGGTGCATCCGTGGAGCATTGAGCACCCCACCCTGTACACTCTTACCGTAAAGCTCATCCGTCCCGGCACCAGCGGTCTGCCCGACCGGGTGCTGGACGAAAAGACGGTCCGGTTCGGCTTCCGCACGGTCCAGTTCGTGGCCGGTGGCCTGTACCTGAACGGCCAGCGGGTGGTGCTGCGGGGCATCAACCGGCACCAGAGCTACGCCTATCAGGGCTACGCCATGCCGGACAGCCTGCAGCGGCTGGATGCCCAGTTCATCAAAAAGGACCTGGGCTGCAATGCCGTGCGCACCAGTCACTACCCCCAGAGCCCGGCCTTCCTGGATGCCTGCGACGAGCTGGGCCTGCTGGTGTTCACCGAAATGCCCGGCTGGCAGCACATCGGCGACGAAGCCTGGAAGGCGCAGGCCCTGCAGAACTGCCGGGAGATGGTGTGCCAGTGCCGCAACCATCCCAGTGTGTTTTTGTGGGGTGCACGGGTCAACGGCAGCCCCGATGATGAAGCCTTTTACAAGCGCACCAACGAGGCCATCCATCGGCTGGACCCCACCCGCCCCACGGCGGGTGCCCATATCCGCCGCCGCGAGCAGCTGCTGGAGGATGTGTACGCCTACAACGATTATTCCTACCGGGGCCGAGGCCCCGCCTGTGAGGCCCGCGCCTCCGTCACCCCGGACACCCGCAAGGGCTACCTCATCAGCGAGTTCGGCGGGCAGAACTTCCCGGCCAAGCCCTTTGACGATGAGGCCCACCGGCTGGTGCAGGCCCTGCATTTTGCCGCCGTGCTCAACGATTCCATTGCCCAGCAGGGCGTGGCCGGCAGCTTTGGCTGGTGCCTGGCCGACTACAACACCCATCGGGAATTCGGCAGCGGCGACCGCATCTGCTACCACGGCGTGATGGATCTGTTCCGCAACCCGAAACTCTCCGCCGCCGTGTACGCCAGTCAGAAAACGCCCCGCGCTCCTTCGGACATCGTGCTGGAAGTCTCTTCCGCCATGGCACTGGGGGACCTGCCTGGCGGGGTACCGGGGGCCTGCTGGGTGTTCACCAACGCCGAGAGCGTGCGTCTGTACCGCGGCAATGACTTCGTGGCCGAATTTGCCCCCGACCGGCGAGGCCGGTTTGCGGCGCTGCCGCACCCGCCCATCGAGATCAACGACTTTGTGGGCTCCCTGCTGGAAAAGTATGAGGGGATGGACCATGCTTCTGCCTTGCAGGCAGCTGCCATCCTGAACGAGCTGCGCCGGGACGCCATGGAGCCTTCGCCCCTGTCCCGGGCACGGATGCTCTCGCTGCGGCTGGGCTGGAACGATGTGCTGCGGATGTACTACAAGTACATCGGCGTGCTGGGCAGCCCTGCCGCCGAATACCGCTTTGAGGCCGTCTGGCACGGCCGGGCGGTGCGCACCGTGGTGCGGGAGCCGGTGCAGAGCGTCCGGCTGGAATGCGTGGTGCACAACCCCATCCTGACCGACGGCCCCACCTGGGACTGCGCTGCCGTGAGCCTGCGCGCCATCGACCAGAACGGCAACCTGCTGCCCTACTGCGGCGAGGCCGTGCAGCTGTGCACCGAGGGCCCCGTGAAGATCCTGGGGCCTGCCGTCGTACCGCTGCGGGGCGGCATGGGCGGCACCTATCTGGCCACCACCGGCGAGGCCGGGCGGGCCGTGCTGCACTGCCGCATGGAGGGCGCGCTGGACACCGAAGCCTATCTGACCATCCGCTGCCGGGAGTAA
- a CDS encoding flavodoxin family protein — translation MNVLLINGSPHEKGCTYTALSLIAGELNKAGIDTEILHVGGKPVGGCIGCGGCRSGNGCVFGGVVNEAIEKAKTADGFVFGSPVHYASASGNMTSFMDRLSYAGGKYLAYKPAAICCSARRAGTTTTLDQLVKYPQFFHMPLVNGSYWAMVHGSNAEQVLQDAEGCAVMQELGRNMAWLLHCIEAGKAAGFDHPQNPPRPMTNFIR, via the coding sequence ATGAACGTCCTGCTCATCAACGGCAGCCCCCACGAAAAGGGCTGCACCTACACCGCCCTGTCCCTGATCGCCGGGGAGCTGAACAAGGCCGGTATCGACACCGAGATCCTGCACGTCGGCGGCAAGCCGGTGGGCGGCTGCATCGGCTGTGGCGGCTGCCGCAGCGGCAATGGCTGCGTGTTCGGCGGCGTGGTCAACGAGGCCATTGAAAAGGCAAAGACCGCCGACGGCTTTGTGTTTGGCAGCCCAGTGCACTACGCCTCGGCTTCCGGCAACATGACCAGCTTCATGGACCGGCTGTCCTATGCAGGCGGCAAATATCTGGCCTATAAGCCCGCCGCCATCTGCTGCTCGGCCCGCCGCGCCGGCACCACCACCACACTGGACCAGCTGGTCAAGTACCCGCAGTTCTTCCACATGCCGCTGGTCAACGGCTCCTACTGGGCCATGGTGCACGGCTCCAATGCCGAGCAGGTGCTGCAGGACGCCGAGGGCTGCGCCGTGATGCAGGAGCTGGGCCGCAACATGGCCTGGCTGCTGCACTGCATCGAGGCCGGCAAGGCTGCCGGGTTCGACCACCCGCAGAACCCGCCCCGCCCCATGACGAACTTCATCCGCTGA
- the rsmD gene encoding 16S rRNA (guanine(966)-N(2))-methyltransferase RsmD, which translates to MRVIAGEARGRRLEALPGTDVTRPTLSQVKEAMFSIVQFDLPGARVLDLYAGSGQLGIEALSRGAARCVFLDENREAVNIVMRNCKTCGVFDRSRVNVGEAARYLSACREQFDVVLLDPPFRGGTLEKILPAVDKCTAPGGTVLCESETGLVLPAQVGGLTLQKQYKYGKVLLWKYTKPMQQEGEAR; encoded by the coding sequence ATGCGCGTGATCGCAGGAGAAGCCCGGGGACGGCGTCTGGAAGCCCTGCCCGGGACGGACGTGACCCGGCCCACCCTTTCGCAGGTGAAGGAGGCCATGTTCAGCATTGTACAGTTCGACCTGCCGGGCGCGCGGGTGCTGGACCTGTATGCCGGCAGCGGACAGCTGGGCATCGAGGCGCTGAGCCGCGGCGCGGCCCGGTGCGTGTTCCTGGATGAGAACCGCGAGGCGGTGAACATCGTGATGCGCAACTGCAAGACCTGCGGTGTGTTCGACCGAAGCCGGGTCAATGTGGGAGAGGCCGCCCGGTATCTGTCGGCCTGCCGGGAGCAGTTCGACGTGGTGCTGCTGGATCCGCCGTTCCGGGGCGGTACGCTGGAAAAGATCCTGCCGGCGGTGGACAAGTGCACCGCACCCGGCGGCACTGTGCTGTGCGAGAGCGAAACGGGCCTTGTGCTGCCGGCACAGGTGGGCGGCCTGACCCTGCAGAAGCAGTATAAGTATGGTAAGGTGCTGCTGTGGAAATATACGAAGCCCATGCAGCAGGAGGGGGAAGCACGATGA
- a CDS encoding ATPase, with protein sequence MNVNELLDTIEDTLEESTSMPLSGGKRLVDVEKVRDYLDDIRANLPGELRQAQQIVNDRAQIVDTANAQAQAIVKKAEERARILVSDAEIVKAAQQRAAEITAAAQSESRTLRQTVTDYCDNMLKTTEEAMVENAAQVKTVRANLRQNAKKNG encoded by the coding sequence ATGAACGTGAACGAGCTTTTGGACACCATTGAAGATACGCTGGAAGAGAGCACCAGCATGCCGCTGTCCGGCGGCAAGCGTCTGGTGGACGTGGAAAAGGTCCGGGATTATCTGGATGATATCCGCGCAAACCTGCCCGGCGAGCTGCGGCAGGCCCAGCAGATCGTGAACGACCGTGCCCAGATCGTGGATACGGCCAATGCACAGGCTCAGGCCATCGTGAAGAAGGCCGAAGAGCGCGCCCGCATCCTGGTGAGCGATGCCGAGATCGTGAAAGCCGCCCAGCAGCGCGCCGCCGAGATCACCGCCGCTGCCCAGAGCGAGTCGCGCACGCTGCGTCAGACTGTGACCGACTACTGCGACAACATGCTCAAGACCACGGAAGAGGCGATGGTGGAGAATGCCGCACAGGTAAAGACCGTGCGCGCCAACCTGCGCCAGAACGCCAAGAAAAACGGCTGA
- the mraZ gene encoding division/cell wall cluster transcriptional repressor MraZ: MFFGRYDYTIDAKGRLNFPAKFRDAMGESFVVLEWVDNCLFVLPLPEVEKLAEKLEADELMDSWEVSGDLFSTACEVVPDKQGRILLPAELRSYAGLEKDVTIIGNRNHAEIWATDVWNARRAAVSNEQRAARLRSLHI, from the coding sequence ATGTTCTTTGGCCGGTATGACTATACCATCGACGCCAAAGGGCGGCTGAACTTCCCCGCAAAGTTCCGCGACGCCATGGGCGAGAGCTTCGTGGTGCTGGAATGGGTGGACAACTGCCTGTTCGTGCTGCCGCTGCCTGAGGTGGAAAAGCTGGCGGAAAAGCTGGAGGCCGACGAGCTGATGGACAGCTGGGAGGTGTCCGGTGATCTGTTCAGCACCGCCTGCGAGGTGGTGCCGGACAAGCAGGGACGCATCCTTCTGCCGGCAGAGCTGCGCAGCTATGCCGGGCTGGAAAAGGATGTGACCATCATCGGCAACCGCAACCACGCCGAGATCTGGGCCACCGACGTCTGGAACGCCCGCCGCGCGGCGGTGAGCAATGAGCAGCGTGCAGCCCGGCTGCGCAGCCTGCACATCTGA
- the rsmH gene encoding 16S rRNA (cytosine(1402)-N(4))-methyltransferase RsmH, translating to MASEENVPFDPTSFEHIPVLLNECLEGLAIDPAGTYLDGTAGGAGHSRQIALRLDAAKGGRLISLDQDPDAVQTARARLAGLPATVVQINFRYAGQALEELGIDKINGALLDLGVSSHQLDDAARGFSYRADAPLDMRMSQQGETAADLVNTLSREDLARILRDYGEEPFAWQIAGKIEEARENAPIETTLQLADIVASAMPPAERRKNKNPSRRTFQALRIAVNHELDALEEGLDTIFEHLAPGGRLCVITFHSLEDRLVKNKFRRWATACTCPPEFPVCVCGGKAKAKLITRKPIEANTQELEENRRSRSAHLRVLEKC from the coding sequence ATGGCTTCAGAAGAAAACGTGCCCTTTGACCCGACCTCATTTGAGCATATCCCGGTTCTGTTGAACGAATGCCTGGAAGGGCTGGCCATCGACCCGGCGGGCACCTATCTGGACGGCACCGCGGGCGGTGCGGGTCACTCCCGCCAGATCGCCCTGCGGCTGGATGCTGCAAAGGGCGGGCGGCTGATCTCGCTGGATCAGGACCCCGACGCCGTGCAGACGGCCCGGGCCCGTCTGGCCGGGCTGCCGGCCACCGTGGTGCAGATCAACTTCCGCTACGCCGGGCAGGCGCTGGAAGAGCTGGGCATCGACAAGATCAACGGTGCACTGCTGGATCTGGGCGTTTCCAGCCACCAACTGGACGATGCGGCCCGGGGCTTTTCCTACCGGGCAGATGCACCGCTGGACATGCGGATGAGCCAGCAGGGTGAGACGGCGGCAGATCTGGTGAATACCCTCAGCCGTGAGGACCTGGCCCGCATCCTGCGGGACTACGGCGAAGAACCCTTTGCCTGGCAGATCGCCGGCAAGATCGAGGAAGCGCGGGAGAACGCGCCCATCGAGACCACTTTGCAGCTGGCCGACATTGTGGCCAGCGCCATGCCGCCGGCGGAGCGGCGCAAGAACAAGAACCCCTCCCGGCGCACTTTCCAGGCCTTGCGGATCGCGGTAAACCACGAGCTGGACGCCCTGGAGGAGGGGCTGGACACCATCTTTGAGCACCTTGCCCCCGGTGGGCGGCTGTGTGTCATCACCTTCCACTCGCTGGAGGACCGGCTGGTGAAAAACAAGTTCCGCCGCTGGGCTACGGCCTGCACCTGCCCGCCGGAGTTCCCGGTGTGTGTGTGCGGCGGCAAGGCCAAGGCAAAGCTCATTACCCGCAAACCCATTGAAGCCAACACGCAGGAGCTGGAAGAAAACCGGCGCAGCCGGTCGGCTCATCTGCGTGTGTTGGAAAAGTGCTGA
- a CDS encoding cell division protein FtsL, with the protein MGQAAYDYNTARRRKAPQTQRKTALRVEKGGKRRLSPLQAALRNAMHLVAAALLTGFAISLLMSEAQLVELNDQIQDAKAQLVSAQSQYTYYNSTLNSKTNITSVEEAASRLGLMKIDPSQITYIRLNESGALERQQSPVRQWTSFIYNGAVTILGTVK; encoded by the coding sequence ATGGGTCAGGCAGCATACGATTACAACACCGCGCGGCGCAGAAAAGCGCCGCAGACACAGCGCAAGACCGCATTGCGCGTGGAAAAGGGCGGCAAGCGCCGTCTTTCGCCGCTGCAGGCAGCGCTGCGCAATGCCATGCATCTGGTGGCGGCAGCCCTGCTCACTGGGTTTGCCATCAGCCTGCTGATGAGCGAGGCCCAGCTGGTGGAGCTGAATGATCAGATCCAGGACGCCAAGGCCCAGCTGGTGAGCGCCCAGAGCCAGTACACCTACTACAACAGCACCCTGAACAGCAAGACCAACATCACCAGCGTGGAAGAAGCGGCCAGCCGTCTGGGTCTGATGAAGATCGACCCCAGCCAGATCACCTACATCCGGCTGAACGAGTCCGGTGCGCTGGAGCGTCAGCAGTCCCCTGTGCGGCAGTGGACCAGTTTCATCTACAACGGTGCCGTGACCATTCTGGGCACCGTAAAATAA